The Daucus carota subsp. sativus chromosome 7, DH1 v3.0, whole genome shotgun sequence genome window below encodes:
- the LOC108192572 gene encoding protein HOTHEAD translates to MALLVFPSMMISISLFLLLLTFCQGKTNYWDDEYPFIRYASSFSPSPASSSASSGSPDVREKGYDYIIVGGGTVGCPLAATLSQKFRVLLLERGGVPFANPNVTFLKNFHISLADVSPTSASQFFYSSDGVYNARARVLGGGTCINAGFYTRPSARDIKLLNLDAKLVNESYPWIENQIVRMPKLSSFQEAVKDGLLDIGISPDNGFTYDHLYGTKVGGTIFDSYGRRRTAVELLRSANRKNLDVLIHATVQKIVFDKTGKKPRAVGVAFKDETGKQHQAILSRRRGSEIIVSSGAIGSPQLLLLSGIGPKSDLEKLNIPVVHNNYFVGKGMADNPMNAVYVPFNRPVEPSLIQTVGITKMGVYLEASSGFGQSTENISCNHGILSAEIGQLSTIPPKQRTREAIEAYKRNKRNFPQEVFNAGFILEKIASPKSTGQLSLSNTNVDDNPNVSFNYFSHPEDVQKCVEGIRLVEKLLSSKHLTNLMPPEDETFRKLLNMSVRANFNLIPKHTNDTKSVEQFCKDTVITIWHYHGGCHVGKVVSPDYEVLGVHRLRVIDGSTFSLSPGTNPQGTLLMMGRYMGVKILRQRLGRASGF, encoded by the exons atGGCTCTGCTTGTGTTTCCCTCAATGATGATCAGCATCTCTCTGTTCCTTCTGCTCCTCACATTCTGTCAAG GAAAGACTAATTATTGGGATGATGAGTATCCATTTATCAGATATGCAAGTTCTTTTTCGCcatcaccagcatcatcatcagCTTCTTCAGGATCACCAGATGTTCGAGAAAAGGGGTATGACTATATAATAGTCGGTGGTGGCACGGTGGGATGTCCATTGGCTGCTACATTGTCGCAGAAGTTCAGAGTTTTGTTATTAGAAAGAGGTGGAGTTCCATTTGCAAATCCAAATGTCACATTTTTGAAGAACTTTCATATAAGTCTAGCAGATGTTTCTCCGACTTCAGCCTCTCAATTCTTCTATTCTTCGGATGGAGTTTATAACGCCAGGGCCAGAGTTTTGGGTGGAGGTACTTGTATCAACGCTGGATTTTATACCAGACCAAGCGCAAG GGACATCAAATTGTTGAATCTGGATGCAAAATTGGTGAATGAGTCGTACCCGTGGATTGAGAATCAGATTGTTCGTATGCCTAAGCTGTCTTCGTTTCAGGAAGCAGTTAAGGATGGTCTTTTGGATATTGGGATTTCACCTGATAACGGATTCACCTATGATCACCTTTACGGGACCAAGGTTGGTGGAACGATCTTTGACAGTTATGGTCGTCGTCGCACAGCTGTAGAACTACTTCGATCAGCCAACCGAAAAAATCTTGACGTTCTGATTCATGCAACAGTGCAAAAGATTGTGTTTGACAAAACAG GGAAGAAGCCCAGGGCTGTTGGAGTTGCATTTAAAGATGAAACTgggaagcagcatcaagcaatTCTTTCAAGGAGGCGGGGAAGTGAAATTATAGTGTCATCTGGAGCAATCGGAAGCCCTCAACTTCTACTCCTTAGTGGCATAGGACCAAAAAGCGACCTTGAAAAATTAAACATCCCAGTGGTGCACAATAACTACTTTGTCGGCAAAGGAATGGCAGACAACCCTATGAATGCTGTATACGTTCCTTTCAACAGGCCTGTGGAGCCGAGCTTGATTCAAACTGTTGGAATCACCAAGATGGGTGTTTACCTTGAGGCTAGTAGCGGATTTGGGCAGTCGACTGAGAACATTTCTTGCAATCATGGAATTTTATCTGCCGAG ATTGGGCAGCTCTCTACCATTCCTCCAAAGCAAAGGACAAGAGAAGCTATAGAAGCTTACAAAAGAAACAAACGAAATTTTCCACAAGAAGTGTTTAATGCAGGTTTTATTTTGGAAAAGATAGCTAGTCCAAAGTCGACAGGGCAGCTGAGCCTGAGTAACACTAACGTCGATGATAACCCCAATGTGTCCTTCAACTACTTTAGCCATCCAGAAGATGTACAGAAATGTGTCGAAGGTATTCGTCTCGTGGAGAAGCTTCTTAGCTCAAAACACCTTACCAATTTAATGCCACCTGAGGACGAAACCTTTAGGAAGCTGCTCAATATGAGTGTCCGTGCCAATTTTAATTTAATCCCCAAACATACCAATGATACCAAGTCAGTGGAGCAATTCTGCAAGGACACTGTTATCACAATCTGGCACTACCACGGCGGATGCCACGTGGGCAAGGTGGTAAGCCCAGACTACGAGGTTCTTGGTGTCCATAGGCTTCGCGTTATTGATGGTTCAACATTTTCGCTCTCTCCAGGCACTAATCCTCAAGGCACTCTACTGATGATGGGAAG GTACATGGGAGTGAAAATACTGAGACAGCGGCTAGGAAGAGCTTCTGGTTTCTGA
- the LOC108195832 gene encoding protein FLX-like 3 isoform X2 — MASRNRVPREALDNRRGYHPYHPQGHVGRGPLPPHPALLEEELEIQHLEIRRLFGENRRMVDDRIAMQQELGAAKEELSRMNFVISEIRADQERHSRELIERGQKLEAELHATEPLKNEAAQLRSEVKKLNSVNQNLSVQVKTLTKDLEKLQKDNQQIPLLRAEVDGLHQELMRARTAFDYEKKANIELMEQRQAMEKNLVSMAREVEKLRAEHPNADVRPWAAGGKYGMNVNTSEGGFHAPFGDGYRVHMGAVEKSPLYGSRSGSGSVPGSWGGLEKPHMTRR; from the exons ATGGCTAGTAGAAATCGTGTTCCTCGGGAGGCCCTTGACAATCGTCGGGGATATCACCCATATCACCCACAAGGACATGTTGGTCGTGGTCCTTTGCCACCCCACCCTGCTTTATTGGAGGAAGAACTTGAAATCCAGCATCTTGAAATCCGGAGGCTTTTCGGTGAAAATAGGAGGATGGTTGATGATCGAATAGCAATGCAGCAAGAGTTGGGGGCTGCTAAAGAAGAACTTAGTCGTATGAATTTCGTCATCAGTGAGATTCGTGCAGATCAAGAACGTCATTCAAGGGAGCTTATTGAGAGAGGCCAGAAGCTAGAAGCTGAACTTCATGCTACTGAGCCTTTAAAAAATGAGGCAGCCCAACTCCGTTCTGAAGTTAAAAAGCTGAATTCTGTTAATCAGAATCTATCTGTGCAAGTGAAAACTCTTACAAAAGACCTTGAGAAATTGCAAAAAGATAACCAGCAGATTCCACTTTTGAGGGCCGAGGTTGATGGACTGCACCAGGAACTTATGCGAGCCAG AACTGCTTTTGATTATGAAAAGAAGGCAAACATCGAACTAATGGAGCAGAGACAAGCAatggagaagaatttggtgTCCATGGCACGTGAAGTGGAAAAGCTTCGCGCTGAACATCCAAATGCTGATGTTAGACCATGGGCTGCTG GTGGCAAATATGGGATGAATGTTAACACTTCGGAAGGAGGTTTCCATGCACCTTTTGGGGACGGATACAGGGTCCACATG GGTGCTGTTGAGAAGAGCCCTTTATATGGTTCCCGTTCAGGTTCAGGCTCGGTTCCAGGTTCGTGGGGAGGACTAGAGAAACCTCACATGACCCGCCGCTGA
- the LOC108196084 gene encoding protein ROOT HAIR DEFECTIVE 3: protein MGKDGECCSTHLIEGDGTFNASGLENFIKEVKLSECGLSYAVVSIMGPQSSGKSTLLNHLFHTNFREMDAYRGRSQTTKGIWMARCAGIEPCTIVMDLEGTDGRERGEDDTAFEKQSALFALAVSDIVLINMWCHDIGREQAANKPLLKTVFQVMMRLFSPRKTTLMFVIRDKTRTPLENLEPVLREDVQKIWDSVPKPQAHKETPLSEFFNVEVVALSSYEEKEEQFREQVASLRQRFNQSIAPGGLAGDRRGVVPASGFSFSSQEIWRVIKENKDLDLPAHKVMVATVRCEEIANEKYSSFTANKDWLEVEEAVQSHPVPGFGKKLSSILDTCLSEYDAEATYFEEGVRSSKRKQLEEKLLQIVQPAYQSMLGHIRSRTLDKFKDALDDALKGGQGFAVAARYSTKAFLKFFDEESADAIIKQANWDTAKVREKVQRDIDAHIAAVRTSKLSELTTTYEKKLSEALSAPVEALLDGASDDTWPSIRKLLQRESEAAVSGFSTALSGFEMDEQDKDKMISSLEDYARGIVEGKAKEEAGRVMIRMKDRFTTLFSQDSDSMPRIWTGKEDIRAITKTARSASLKMLSVMSAIRLDDEIDNIENTLSLALVDSNSGSASNKAASLDALASSTWEKVPASKTLITPVQCKSLWRQFKTETEYTVTQAIAAQEASKRSNNWMPPPWAIVAIILLGFNEFMTLLRNPLWLLVIFVGYLLTKALWVQLDISGEFRHGALPGLLSLSTKFLPTVMNLLKKLAEEGQVPTSTNQRNPSLASKSFPSGSSDISSSASSEVISSENGTEYSSPIVHDKTQ from the exons ATGG GTAAAGACGGTGAATGTTGCTCCACTCATCTCATAGAAGGCGATGGGACTTTTAATGCTTCCGGGCtcgaaaattttataaaagaagtTAAGCTGTCTGAATGCGGACTTTCATATGCAGTTGTATCGATCATGGGTCCACAAAGTAGTG GAAAAAGTACACTACTCAATCATCTGTTTCACACGAACTTCAGGGAGATGGATGCCTATAGAGGGAG GTCCCAAACTACGAAAGGAATATGGATGGCAAGATGCGCTGGCATTGAGCCTTGTACCATCGTAATGGATCTGGAGGGTACTGATGGAAGAGAACGGGGAGAG GATGATACTGCATTCGAAAAGCAGAGTGCTCTCTTTGCCCTTGCTGTTTCAGATATAGTGCTAATAAATAT GTGGTGTCATGACATTGGAAGGGAGCAGGCTGCAAACAAGCCACTTTTGAAGACCGTATTTCag GTCATGATGCGATTATTCAGTCCTCGTAAAACAACTTTAATGTTTGTCATACGTGATAAAACAAGG ACGCCTCTGGAAAATTTGGAACCTGTTTTGAGGGAAGATGTACAAAAG ATATGGGATTCTGTTCCCAAGCCACAAGCCCACAAGGAAACCCCACTTAGTGAGTTTTTTAAT GTTGAAGTTGTGGCTCTATCTAGTTACGAAGAGAAGGAAGAGCAATTCAGAGAGCAG gttgctagcttgaggCAGCGATTCAACCAGTCCATAGCACCTGGCGGGCTTGCAGGAGATAGGAGGGGTGTGGTTCCCGCTTCAGGGTTTTCTTTCAGTTCACAAGAAATCTGGAGAGTCATTAAAGAGAATAAGGATCTTGACCTGCCAGCACACAAG GTCATGGTTGCAACTGTACGTTGTGAAGAGATTGCGAATGAAAAATATTCATCATTTACTGCAAATAAG GATTGGTTGGAAGTGGAAGAGGCTGTGCAATCTCATCCTGTACCAGGTTTTGGGAAGAAGCTTAGTTCGATTCTTGACACTTGTCTGTCTGA ATATGATGCAGAAGCTACATATTTTGAAGAGGGCGTTAGGTCTTCAAAGAGAAAGCAATTGGAAGAGAAACTGCTGcag ATTGTTCAACCAGCCTATCAATCCATGCTTGGGCATATTCGATCAAGAACACTAGACAAGTTTAAAGATGCATTGGATGATGCTTTGAAAGGAGGACAAGGGTTTGCTGTTGCTGCTCGATATTCCACCAAGGCtttcttgaaattttttgatgaaGAGAGTGCAG ATGCAATCATTAAGCAAGCAAATTGGGACACTGCAAAAGTAAGGGAAAAGGTTCAACGTGATATAGATGCACATATTGCTGCAGTTCGTACTTCTAAGCTGTCTGAGCTTACTACAACATATGAG AAAAAACTAAGTGAGGCATTATCAGCCCCTGTGGAAGCTCTTCTAGATGGTGCTAGTGATGACACCTGGCCTTCAATTAGAAAACTTCTTCAGCGCGAGTCTGAAGCCGCAGTGTCTGGTTTTTCTACCGCACTATCTGGGTTTGAAATGGATGAACAAGACAAGGACAAAATGATTTCCAGCTTAGAGGATTATGCAAGAGGAATTGTTGAAGGGAAGGCAAAAGAAGAAGCTGGGAGAGTTATGATACGTATGAAAGACAG GTTTACAACACTATTTAGCCAAGATTCTGATTCGATGCCGCGGATCTGGACAGGAAAGGAAGACATAAGGGCAATCACCAAAACAGCTCGATCTGCG TCGCTGAAGATGCTGTCTGTAATGTCTGCGATACGTTTGGACGATGAAATTGATAATATTGAAAACACCCTATCACTTGCTTTGGTTGATTCCAACAGTGGTTCTGCATCAAATAAAGCTGCCTCGCTTGATGCACTGGCCTCAAGCACATGGGAAAAG GTACCTGCATCAAAAACGTTAATTACTCCTGTACAATGCAAATCCTTATGGAGACAATTTAAGACAGAGACTGAGTACACAGTTACTCAGGCTATTGCTGCCcag GAGGCTAGCAAGCGTAGTAACAACTGGATGCCACCTCCATGGGCTATTGTGGCCATTATATTGCTAGGTTTCAACGAATTCATGACACTTTTAAG GAATCCTCTGTGGCTCCTTgtcatttttgttggttatctcCTTACCAAAGCCCTCTGGGTGCAACTAGATATTTCGGGTGAATTCCGCCATGGTGCT CTTCCTGGGCTTCTGTCTTTATCCACCAAGTTCCTTCCTACTGTAATGAACCTTCTCAAGAAACTTGCCGAGGAGGGACAGGTGCCTACCAGTACTAATCAAAGAAACCCCTCATTAGCATCAAAGAGTTTTCCCAGTGGCAGTAGTGATATATCATCGAGTGCGTCATCGGAGGTAATTAGTTCTGAAAATGGAACTGAATACTCAAGTCCAATAGTACATGACAAAACTCAGTAA
- the LOC108195832 gene encoding protein FLX-like 3 isoform X1, whose translation MASRNRVPREALDNRRGYHPYHPQGHVGRGPLPPHPALLEEELEIQHLEIRRLFGENRRMVDDRIAMQQELGAAKEELSRMNFVISEIRADQERHSRELIERGQKLEAELHATEPLKNEAAQLRSEVKKLNSVNQNLSVQVKTLTKDLEKLQKDNQQIPLLRAEVDGLHQELMRARTAFDYEKKANIELMEQRQAMEKNLVSMAREVEKLRAEHPNADVRPWAAATGGKYGMNVNTSEGGFHAPFGDGYRVHMGAVEKSPLYGSRSGSGSVPGSWGGLEKPHMTRR comes from the exons ATGGCTAGTAGAAATCGTGTTCCTCGGGAGGCCCTTGACAATCGTCGGGGATATCACCCATATCACCCACAAGGACATGTTGGTCGTGGTCCTTTGCCACCCCACCCTGCTTTATTGGAGGAAGAACTTGAAATCCAGCATCTTGAAATCCGGAGGCTTTTCGGTGAAAATAGGAGGATGGTTGATGATCGAATAGCAATGCAGCAAGAGTTGGGGGCTGCTAAAGAAGAACTTAGTCGTATGAATTTCGTCATCAGTGAGATTCGTGCAGATCAAGAACGTCATTCAAGGGAGCTTATTGAGAGAGGCCAGAAGCTAGAAGCTGAACTTCATGCTACTGAGCCTTTAAAAAATGAGGCAGCCCAACTCCGTTCTGAAGTTAAAAAGCTGAATTCTGTTAATCAGAATCTATCTGTGCAAGTGAAAACTCTTACAAAAGACCTTGAGAAATTGCAAAAAGATAACCAGCAGATTCCACTTTTGAGGGCCGAGGTTGATGGACTGCACCAGGAACTTATGCGAGCCAG AACTGCTTTTGATTATGAAAAGAAGGCAAACATCGAACTAATGGAGCAGAGACAAGCAatggagaagaatttggtgTCCATGGCACGTGAAGTGGAAAAGCTTCGCGCTGAACATCCAAATGCTGATGTTAGACCATGGGCTGCTG CCACAGGTGGCAAATATGGGATGAATGTTAACACTTCGGAAGGAGGTTTCCATGCACCTTTTGGGGACGGATACAGGGTCCACATG GGTGCTGTTGAGAAGAGCCCTTTATATGGTTCCCGTTCAGGTTCAGGCTCGGTTCCAGGTTCGTGGGGAGGACTAGAGAAACCTCACATGACCCGCCGCTGA